TGGAACAGAGAAACCAGTAGAGTAGTGGAACAGAGAAACCAGTAGAGTAGTGGAACAGAGAAACCAGTAGAGTAGTGGAACAGAGAAACCAGTAGAGTAGTGGAACAGAGAAACCAGTAGAGTAGTGGAACAGAGAAACCAGTAGAGTAGTGGAACAGAGAAACCAGTAGAGTAGTGGAACAGAGAAACCAGTAGAGTAGTGGAACAGAGAAACCAGTAGAGTAGTGGAACAGAGAAACCAGTAGAGTAGTGGAACAGAGAAACCGGATCTGTGATCTGATCTGAGTACAGCGACAGAACCGGATCTGTGATCTGATCTGAGTACAGCGACAGAACCGGATCTGTGATCTGATCTGAGTAGAGCGACAGAACCGGATCTGTGATCTGATCTGAGTACAGCGACAGAACCGGATCTGTAATCTGATCTGAGTACAGCGACAGAACCGGATCTGTGATCTGATCTGAGTACAGCGAGTACACAAAAAGAGAAATAAAGATCTGAAGAGGGAATAAATGAATAAACATGTGTTCCTGGTCTGTCTCGTCAATACGGTATTTACACTGGATTACATATTGATTTCtctagtgcactatatggggaagaggatgctatttgggatgcaccctAGGTCTCCATCTGCTGCTACGGCTCAGAGCTTCAACTGAAATACAATTCAAGCAGGGATTTAAAAGTTGTTGATTTACAATGAATTATCACGAGGGAGTAGACTGGATGGATACTTGATATTAAATGCTTTACTATGAGCCTGTTGTAAGATAGTTATGCCTTCTTCTTCTTCGTGGTTGGAGGAATAAGATAGTTATGCCTTCTTCTTCTTCGTGGTCGGAGGAATAAGATAGTTatgccttcttcttcttcttcttcgtggtCGGAGGAATAAGATAGTTATGCCTTCTTCTTCTTCGTGGTCGGAGGAATAAGATAGTTAtgcctccttcttcttcttcttcgtggtCGGAGGAATAAGATAGTTatgccttcttcttcttcttcgtggtCGGAGGAATAAGATAGTTatgccttcttcttcttcttcgtggtCGGAGGAATAAGATAGTTatgccttcttcttcttcttcgctGGTCAGaggaataatataatatataatatataatataataataagatAGTTatgccttcttcttcttcttcgtggtTGGAGGAATAAGAATTatgccttcttcttcttcttcttcgtggtCGGAGGAATAAGATAGTTatgccttcttcttcttcttcgtggtCGGAGGAATAAGATAGTTATGCCTTCTTCTTCTTCGTGGTTGGAGGAATAAGACAGTTatgccttcttcttcttcttcgtggtCGGAGGAATAAGATAGTTATgccttcttctttttcttcttcgtGGTTGGAGGAATAAGACAGTTatgccttcttcttcttcttcgtggtCGGAGGAATAAGATAGTTATGCCTTCTTCTTCTTCGTGGTTGGAGGAATAAGATAGTTatgccttcttcttcttcttcttcgtggtCGGAGGAATAAGATAGTTatgccttcttcttcttcttcgtggtTGGAGGAATAAGATAGTTatgccttcttcttcttcttcgtggtCGGAGGAATAAGATAGTTatgccttcttcttcttcttcgtggtCGGAGGAATAAGATAGTTATGCCTTCTTCTTCTTCGTGGTCGGAGGAATAAGATAGTTatgccttcttcttcttcttcgtggtCGGAGGAATAAACAGTGTAACTTTTACAGAGGTAAGGCTTTAATCACGCGTCTCTGATCAGAACTGTCAAGGACAGAAAACACAAAATCACAAACTGAATAATAATAAAATtagaataataacatgacataatcAAACGCAACCTTTATTTCTCTCTTCTAGTCAAAACCATTTCAACGTTGTACATCTTTCACACTCCCCGTAATAAAGGGGTCTTCCCGTTCTCATACGTGGTGTTATTGTCTGTATTGGTGAATAATGACAGGTTCATCAGGTCCATCATGACACATTTGAAACGTGGAAATGTACAGCGTAAATGTGAAAGTAAGTTGTTACCCAGAGATGACTGATTAACTGGCAAAACACATGCTATTAAAAACAGTTGAAATACTGAGCGTAACATAAAGCCTCCTCCTACAACAGCTATTGTGGATTGTAGATCTGAAAATATGACATTGAAACATGAAATCGGTTTACATACCAAACAGCTTGGTGCCCCTGATAGTTGTGTCACTGAGATGCCACAATCTTCACAATAAATCTAAAACACTTCTTTCAATAGCTTCAAATAATTTGGCACCTTGGAACTGAGGCGAGGAGGAATGGGGGTGGGAGGACTAGAGTCAACAGaactgaggaggggaggactagagtcaacagaactgaggaggggaggactaCAGTCAACAGaactgaggaggggaggactaGAGTCAACAGAACTGAGGATGGGGAGGACTAGAGTCAACAGaactgaggaggggaggactagagtcaacagaactgaggaggggaggactagagtcaacagaactgaggaggggaggactagagtcaacagaactgaggaggggaggactaGAGTCAACAGAACTGAGGGGGGAGGACTAGAGTCAACAGaactgaggaggggaggactagagtcaacagaactgaggaggggaggactagagtcaacagaactgaggaggggaggactagagtcaacagaactgaggaggggaggactagagtcaacagaactgaggaggggaggactagagtcaacagaactgaggaggggaggactaGAGTCAACAGAACTGAGGTGGGAGGACTAGAGTCAACAGaactgaggaggggaggactaGAGTCAACAGAACTGAGGTGGGAGGACTAGAGTCAACAGAACTGAGGGGGGGGAGGACTAGAGTCAACAGaactgaggaggggaggactagagtcaacagaactgaggaggggaggaatggggGTGGGAGGACTAGAGTCAACAGAACTGAGGTGGGAGGACTAGAGTCAACAGaactgaggaggggaggactagagtcaacagaactgaggaggggaggactagagtcaacagaactgaggaggggaggactagagtcaacagaactgaggaggggaggactagagtcaacagaactgaggaggggaggactagagtcaacagaactgaggaggggaggactagagtcaacagaactgaggaggggaggactagagtcaacagaactgaggaggggaggaatggggGGGGGAGGACTAGAGTCAACAGaactgaggaggggaggactagagtcaacagaactgaggaggggaggaatggggGTGGGAGGACTAGAGTCAACAGaactgaggaggggaggactaGAGTCAACAGAACTGAGGTGGGAGGACTAGAGTCAACAGaactgaggaggggaggactagagtcaacagaactgaggaggggaggactaGAGTCAACAGAACTGAGGGGGGGAGGACTAGAGTCTGAACAGaactgaggaggggaggactagagtcaacagaactgaggaggggaggactaGAGTCAACAGAACTGAGGTGGGAGGACTAGAGTCAACAGaactgaggaggggaggactagagtcaacagaactgaggaggggaggactagagtcaacagaactgaggaggggaggactagagtcaacagaactgaggaggggaggactaGAGTCAACAGAACAGAGGTGGGAGGACTAGAGTCAACAGaactgaggaggggaggactaGAGTCAACAGAACTGAGGTGGGAGGACTAGAGTCAACAGaactgaggaggggaggactagagtcaacagaactgaggaggggaggactaGAGTCAACAGAACTGAGGTGGGGAGGACTAGAGTCAACAGAACTGAGGTGGGAGGACTAGAGTCAACAGaactgaggaggggaggactaGAGTCAACAGAACTGAGGTGGGGAGGACAGaactgaggaggggaggactagagtcaacagaactgaggaggggaggactaGAGTCAACAGAACTGAGGTGGGGAGGAATGGGGGTGGGAGGACTAGAGTCAACAGAACTGAGGTGGGGAGGAATGGGGGTGGGAGGACTAGAGTCAACAGAACTGAGGTGGGGAGGAAGGACTAGAGTCAACAGAACTGGGCCCCAGGAAGCAACAAAGAGAAAATACCATGCATAATTATTTACACATTCAGAACTAAGAGAGAACATAATTAACACAACTCTGAGCTGCTCCACTGTCTGTCCAACAAGAGACCACCTTCTGCACCGTCTGAGACGACGAGCAGAGCTCTGTCTGTCACCACACACAGCATCACATGGAATGGACATGAGCTGAGTTCTGTTCTGTCCCGCCTGTCAGTGAGGCAGCTGGACGGTAAGTAGTATACAGGAGACCCCCCCTTTAGCGCAGTGGACATGAGCTGTGTCCTGTCTGTCACTGAGGCCGCTGGACGGTATAAGTAGTATACAGGAGACCCCCCCTTAGCACAGAGGACATGAgctgtgtcctgtctgtcctgtcaatGGGCAGGCGGTAGGCTAGCTAGGTACAGCTAGGTAGGATGCCCTCCTCTGATGCTGCCACGGTGGCTCTCCTCTTATACGATGCGCGGTGCTGAGCGATCGTTGGTATTGGTCCTCTTCAGCTTGACCCCTCTCTGGATAACCAGCAGCATGTTTCCCCCCTGACCATCCATAACCTCCCCATCCTCCAGGGACCCCCCCTCGCCCTGACACTGGACCCTAGGCTGGTGAGGGGCCAAGGGAGGGTTTGTGGTTGCTTGACCACTCCAGAACGCCAGGGGAAGTACACCcagctccccctcctctccctgggctggaGACTCAGGGCTCTGGGCCTCCTCTGGTTCCTCCATCCCTACTCCTGGTCCTACAGGAATCCCCAGCCCCCCAGAGAATCCTCCCCCAACGAGGCCAGGCACGGTGGGGATCTTGACTGGGATGACGGGGGTCCGGATGGGGATGGGGCCGGTGGTCCCGCGGCGGGCCGAGGGCTTGGTGGAGGGCGTGCGGCGGATGGTGGC
The nucleotide sequence above comes from Oncorhynchus keta strain PuntledgeMale-10-30-2019 unplaced genomic scaffold, Oket_V2 Un_contig_7036_pilon_pilon, whole genome shotgun sequence. Encoded proteins:
- the LOC127926162 gene encoding transcription termination factor Rho-like; amino-acid sequence: MEMEKRNTEGGRTRVNRTEEGRTRVNRTEEGRTRVNRTEEGRTRVNRTEEGRTRVNRTEEGRTRVNRTEEGRTRVNRTEEGRTRVNRTEEGRNGGGRTRVNRTEEGRTRVNRTEEGRTRVNRTEEGRNGGGRTRVNRTEEGRTRVNRTEEGRNGGGRTRVNRTEEGRTRVNRTEEGRTRVNRTEEGRTRVNRTEEGRTRVNRTEEGRTRVNRTEEGRTRVNRTEEGRTRVNRTEEGRTRVNRTEVGRTRVNRTEEGRTRVNRTEEGRTRVNRTEVGRNGGGRTRVNRTEVGRNGGGRTRVNRTGPQEATKRKYHA